In the Drosophila takahashii strain IR98-3 E-12201 chromosome 3R, DtakHiC1v2, whole genome shotgun sequence genome, one interval contains:
- the Ald1 gene encoding fructose-bisphosphate aldolase isoform X2 — protein MTTYFNYPSKELQDELRTIAQKIVAPGKGILAADESGPTMGKRLQDIGVENTEDNRRAYRQLLFSTDPKLAENISGVILFHETLYQKDDAGVPFADILKKKGIILGIKVDKGVVPLFGSEDEVTTQGLDDLAARCAQYKKDGCDFAKWRCVLKIGKNTPSYQSILENANVLARYASICQSQRIVPIVEPEILPDGDHDLDRTQKVTETVLAAVYKALSDHHVYLEGTLLKPNMVTAGQSAKKNTPEEIALATVQALRRTVPAAVTGITFLSGGQSEEEATVNLSAINQVPLLRPWALTFSYGRALQASVLRAWGGKKENIAAGQNELLKRAKANSQACQGKYVPGSIPSFAGNANLFVAQHKY, from the exons ATGACCACCTACTTCAACTACCCCAGCAAGGAGCTGCAGGATGAGCTGAGGACCATCGCCCAGAAGATCGTGGCCCCCGGCAAGGGAATCCTCGCCGCCGACGAGTCGGGCCCCACCATGGGCAAGCGTCTGCAGGACATCGGCGTGGAGAACACCGAGGACAACCGCCGTGCCTACCGTCAGCTGTTGTTCAGCACCGACCCCAAGCTGGCCGAGAACATCTCCGGCGTGATCCTGTTCCACGAGACCCTCTACCAGAAGGACGACGCCGGCGTCCCCTTCGCCGACATCCTGAAGAAGAAGGGCATCATTCTGGGCATCAAGGTCGACAAGGGTGTCGTGCCACTGTTCGGCTCCGAGGATGAGGTGACCACCCAGGGCCTCGATGACCTGGCCGCCCGTTGCGCCCAGTACAAGAAGGACGGCTGCGACTTCGCCAAGTGGCGTTGCGTGCTGAAGATCGGCAAGAACACCCCGTCCTACCAGTCGATCCTCGAGAACGCCAACGTTCTGGCCCGCTACGCCTCCATCTGCCAGTCGCAGCGCATCGTGCCCATTGTGGAGCCCGAGATCCTGCCCGATGGCGACCACGATCTGGACCGCACCCAGAAGGTCACCGAGACCGTGCTGGCCGCCGTCTACAAGGCGCTGAGCGACCACCACGTCTACCTGGAGGGCACTCTGCTGAAGCCCAACATGGTCACCGCCGGTCAGTCGGCCAAGAAGAACACCCCCGAGGAGATCGCCCTGGCCACCGTGCAGGCCCTGCGCCGCACCGTCCCCGCCGCCGTCACCG GCATTACCTTCCTGTCCGGAGGTCAGTCCGAGGAGGAGGCCACCGTCAACCTGAGCGCCATCAACCAGGTGCCCCTGCTCCGCCCATGGGCCCTGACCTTCTCCTACGGCCGTGCCCTCCAGGCCTCCGTCCTGCGTGCCTGGGGTGGCAAGAAGGAGAACATCGCCGCCGGCCAGAACGAGCTGCTTAAGCGTGCTAAG GCCAATTCCCAGGCCTGCCAGGGCAAATATGTGCCCGGCTCCATTCCGTCGTTTGCCGGCAATGCCAACCTCTTTGTTGCCCAGCACAAGTACTAA
- the Ald1 gene encoding fructose-bisphosphate aldolase isoform X4 — protein MTTYFNYPSKELQDELRTIAQKIVAPGKGILAADESGPTMGKRLQDIGVENTEDNRRAYRQLLFSTDPKLAENISGVILFHETLYQKDDAGVPFADILKKKGIILGIKVDKGVVPLFGSEDEVTTQGLDDLAARCAQYKKDGCDFAKWRCVLKIGKNTPSYQSILENANVLARYASICQSQRIVPIVEPEILPDGDHDLDRTQKVTETVLAAVYKALSDHHVYLEGTLLKPNMVTAGQSAKKNTPEEIALATVQALRRTVPAAVTGITFLSGGQSEEEATVNLSAINQVPLLRPWALTFSYGRALQASVLRAWGGKKENIAAGQNELLKRAKANSQACQGKYVPGSIPSFAGNANLFANGDAAQGKYVAGSAGAGSGSLFVANHAY, from the exons ATGACCACCTACTTCAACTACCCCAGCAAGGAGCTGCAGGATGAGCTGAGGACCATCGCCCAGAAGATCGTGGCCCCCGGCAAGGGAATCCTCGCCGCCGACGAGTCGGGCCCCACCATGGGCAAGCGTCTGCAGGACATCGGCGTGGAGAACACCGAGGACAACCGCCGTGCCTACCGTCAGCTGTTGTTCAGCACCGACCCCAAGCTGGCCGAGAACATCTCCGGCGTGATCCTGTTCCACGAGACCCTCTACCAGAAGGACGACGCCGGCGTCCCCTTCGCCGACATCCTGAAGAAGAAGGGCATCATTCTGGGCATCAAGGTCGACAAGGGTGTCGTGCCACTGTTCGGCTCCGAGGATGAGGTGACCACCCAGGGCCTCGATGACCTGGCCGCCCGTTGCGCCCAGTACAAGAAGGACGGCTGCGACTTCGCCAAGTGGCGTTGCGTGCTGAAGATCGGCAAGAACACCCCGTCCTACCAGTCGATCCTCGAGAACGCCAACGTTCTGGCCCGCTACGCCTCCATCTGCCAGTCGCAGCGCATCGTGCCCATTGTGGAGCCCGAGATCCTGCCCGATGGCGACCACGATCTGGACCGCACCCAGAAGGTCACCGAGACCGTGCTGGCCGCCGTCTACAAGGCGCTGAGCGACCACCACGTCTACCTGGAGGGCACTCTGCTGAAGCCCAACATGGTCACCGCCGGTCAGTCGGCCAAGAAGAACACCCCCGAGGAGATCGCCCTGGCCACCGTGCAGGCCCTGCGCCGCACCGTCCCCGCCGCCGTCACCG GCATTACCTTCCTGTCCGGAGGTCAGTCCGAGGAGGAGGCCACCGTCAACCTGAGCGCCATCAACCAGGTGCCCCTGCTCCGCCCATGGGCCCTGACCTTCTCCTACGGCCGTGCCCTCCAGGCCTCCGTCCTGCGTGCCTGGGGTGGCAAGAAGGAGAACATCGCCGCCGGCCAGAACGAGCTGCTTAAGCGTGCTAAG GCCAATTCCCAGGCCTGCCAGGGCAAATATGTGCCCGGCTCCATTCCGTCGTTTGCCGGCAATGCCAACCTCTTT GCCAACGGTGATGCTGCTCAGGGCAAGTACGTTGCCGGAAGCGCTGGTGCCGGATCCGGATCCCTGTTCGTGGCCAACCACGCCTACTAA
- the Ald1 gene encoding fructose-bisphosphate aldolase isoform X3 produces the protein MTTYFNYPSKELQDELRTIAQKIVAPGKGILAADESGPTMGKRLQDIGVENTEDNRRAYRQLLFSTDPKLAENISGVILFHETLYQKDDAGVPFADILKKKGIILGIKVDKGVVPLFGSEDEVTTQGLDDLAARCAQYKKDGCDFAKWRCVLKIGKNTPSYQSILENANVLARYASICQSQRIVPIVEPEILPDGDHDLDRTQKVTETVLAAVYKALSDHHVYLEGTLLKPNMVTAGQSAKKNTPEEIALATVQALRRTVPAAVTGITFLSGGQSEEEATVNLSAINQVPLLRPWALTFSYGRALQASVLRAWGGKKENIAAGQNELLKRAKANGDAAQGKYVAGSAGAGSGSLFVANHAY, from the exons ATGACCACCTACTTCAACTACCCCAGCAAGGAGCTGCAGGATGAGCTGAGGACCATCGCCCAGAAGATCGTGGCCCCCGGCAAGGGAATCCTCGCCGCCGACGAGTCGGGCCCCACCATGGGCAAGCGTCTGCAGGACATCGGCGTGGAGAACACCGAGGACAACCGCCGTGCCTACCGTCAGCTGTTGTTCAGCACCGACCCCAAGCTGGCCGAGAACATCTCCGGCGTGATCCTGTTCCACGAGACCCTCTACCAGAAGGACGACGCCGGCGTCCCCTTCGCCGACATCCTGAAGAAGAAGGGCATCATTCTGGGCATCAAGGTCGACAAGGGTGTCGTGCCACTGTTCGGCTCCGAGGATGAGGTGACCACCCAGGGCCTCGATGACCTGGCCGCCCGTTGCGCCCAGTACAAGAAGGACGGCTGCGACTTCGCCAAGTGGCGTTGCGTGCTGAAGATCGGCAAGAACACCCCGTCCTACCAGTCGATCCTCGAGAACGCCAACGTTCTGGCCCGCTACGCCTCCATCTGCCAGTCGCAGCGCATCGTGCCCATTGTGGAGCCCGAGATCCTGCCCGATGGCGACCACGATCTGGACCGCACCCAGAAGGTCACCGAGACCGTGCTGGCCGCCGTCTACAAGGCGCTGAGCGACCACCACGTCTACCTGGAGGGCACTCTGCTGAAGCCCAACATGGTCACCGCCGGTCAGTCGGCCAAGAAGAACACCCCCGAGGAGATCGCCCTGGCCACCGTGCAGGCCCTGCGCCGCACCGTCCCCGCCGCCGTCACCG GCATTACCTTCCTGTCCGGAGGTCAGTCCGAGGAGGAGGCCACCGTCAACCTGAGCGCCATCAACCAGGTGCCCCTGCTCCGCCCATGGGCCCTGACCTTCTCCTACGGCCGTGCCCTCCAGGCCTCCGTCCTGCGTGCCTGGGGTGGCAAGAAGGAGAACATCGCCGCCGGCCAGAACGAGCTGCTTAAGCGTGCTAAG GCCAACGGTGATGCTGCTCAGGGCAAGTACGTTGCCGGAAGCGCTGGTGCCGGATCCGGATCCCTGTTCGTGGCCAACCACGCCTACTAA
- the Ald1 gene encoding fructose-bisphosphate aldolase isoform X1 produces the protein MTTYFNYPSKELQDELRTIAQKIVAPGKGILAADESGPTMGKRLQDIGVENTEDNRRAYRQLLFSTDPKLAENISGVILFHETLYQKDDAGVPFADILKKKGIILGIKVDKGVVPLFGSEDEVTTQGLDDLAARCAQYKKDGCDFAKWRCVLKIGKNTPSYQSILENANVLARYASICQSQRIVPIVEPEILPDGDHDLDRTQKVTETVLAAVYKALSDHHVYLEGTLLKPNMVTAGQSAKKNTPEEIALATVQALRRTVPAAVTGITFLSGGQSEEEATVNLSAINQVPLLRPWALTFSYGRALQASVLRAWGGKKENIAAGQNELLKRAKANTQAALGCYEPGSVKGFDSDETLHVDDHKY, from the exons ATGACCACCTACTTCAACTACCCCAGCAAGGAGCTGCAGGATGAGCTGAGGACCATCGCCCAGAAGATCGTGGCCCCCGGCAAGGGAATCCTCGCCGCCGACGAGTCGGGCCCCACCATGGGCAAGCGTCTGCAGGACATCGGCGTGGAGAACACCGAGGACAACCGCCGTGCCTACCGTCAGCTGTTGTTCAGCACCGACCCCAAGCTGGCCGAGAACATCTCCGGCGTGATCCTGTTCCACGAGACCCTCTACCAGAAGGACGACGCCGGCGTCCCCTTCGCCGACATCCTGAAGAAGAAGGGCATCATTCTGGGCATCAAGGTCGACAAGGGTGTCGTGCCACTGTTCGGCTCCGAGGATGAGGTGACCACCCAGGGCCTCGATGACCTGGCCGCCCGTTGCGCCCAGTACAAGAAGGACGGCTGCGACTTCGCCAAGTGGCGTTGCGTGCTGAAGATCGGCAAGAACACCCCGTCCTACCAGTCGATCCTCGAGAACGCCAACGTTCTGGCCCGCTACGCCTCCATCTGCCAGTCGCAGCGCATCGTGCCCATTGTGGAGCCCGAGATCCTGCCCGATGGCGACCACGATCTGGACCGCACCCAGAAGGTCACCGAGACCGTGCTGGCCGCCGTCTACAAGGCGCTGAGCGACCACCACGTCTACCTGGAGGGCACTCTGCTGAAGCCCAACATGGTCACCGCCGGTCAGTCGGCCAAGAAGAACACCCCCGAGGAGATCGCCCTGGCCACCGTGCAGGCCCTGCGCCGCACCGTCCCCGCCGCCGTCACCG GCATTACCTTCCTGTCCGGAGGTCAGTCCGAGGAGGAGGCCACCGTCAACCTGAGCGCCATCAACCAGGTGCCCCTGCTCCGCCCATGGGCCCTGACCTTCTCCTACGGCCGTGCCCTCCAGGCCTCCGTCCTGCGTGCCTGGGGTGGCAAGAAGGAGAACATCGCCGCCGGCCAGAACGAGCTGCTTAAGCGTGCTAAG GCAAATACACAGGCTGCTCTTGGTTGTTATGAGCCTGGATCTGTTAAAGGGTTCGATAGTGACGAGACTTTGCATGTGGACGACCACAAGtattaa